One region of Juglans regia cultivar Chandler chromosome 4, Walnut 2.0, whole genome shotgun sequence genomic DNA includes:
- the LOC109010561 gene encoding photosynthetic NDH subunit of subcomplex B 2, chloroplastic, with protein sequence MASLLPFSLPKPNIIRACSSSSATTLTIPETLDEKFGRKGIKFLESDNVPIVELTVRNGSSVRLRIPDAHVTSYKPKVYWKDDGFEEVLYTIPAGGADSTKAKGGIGLVINDVSEPGSKGSPLLSTSKWTVKDVDSDSIDALQVELSCTCGTLGITYVVSLYPLSMATAVIVKNNGRKAVTLTNAILSHFRFKKRGGAAIQGLRGCSYCSHPPLSSPFEILSPAEAMKAESPGWFSFGSEPEDKPGSWTLQDIPFTILKNKFTRVYAAPPKERLKAFFNTPPSKYETLDQGRELFFRVIRMGFEDIYLSSPGSLSEKYGKEYFICTGPASMLVPVVVKPGEDWRGAQVIEHDNL encoded by the exons atggcttctcttcttcccttttctctcCCAAAACCAAATATAATCAGGGCTTGTTCATCATCATCTGCAACCACCCTTACCATACCAGAGACTCTTGATGAGAAGTTCGGCCGGAAAGGCATCAAGTTCTTGGAGTCTGACAATGTTCCAATTGTGGAACTGACTGTCAGAAATGGCAGCTCCGTAAGGCTTCGAATACCCGATGCCCATGTCACTTCGTACAAGCCAAAAGTCTACTGGAAGGATGATGGGTTCGAGGAGGTTCTTTATACGATTCCAGCTGGTGGTGCAGATTCTACGAAGGCCAAGGGTGGAATAGGCTTGGTCATCAATGACGTATCAGAACCTGGTTCTAAAGGGTCCCCTCTTCTCTCAACTTCTAAATGGACCGTTAAAGATGTTGATTCGGATTCCATCGATGCTCTTCAG GTTGAATTGAGCTGCACTTGCGGAACACTTGGTATTACCTATGTGGTGTCACTCTATCCACTAAGCATGGCAACAGCTGTTATAGTAAAGAACAATGGCCGCAAGGCAGTGACTTTAACAAATGCCATACTGAGccattttagatttaaaaaacgAGGTGGGGCGGCCATCCAAGGTCTTCGGGGCTGTTCATACTGCTCACACCCGCCTCTATCTTCACCTTTTGAAATCTTATCTCCAGCAGAAGCAATGAAAGCTGAGTCTCCAGGATGGTTCTCTTTCGGTTCTGAGCCTGAAGATAAACCGGGCTCTTGGACTCTGCAAGATATACCTTTCACCATTTTGAAAAACAAGTTCACTCGAGTCTACGCTGCCCCTCCCAAAGAAAGATTGAAGGCATTTTTTAACACACCACCTTCAAAATATGAGACACTTGATCAG GGACGTGAGCTCTTCTTCAGGGTGATACGGATGggttttgaagatatttatttATCCAGCCCAGGTTCCTTGTCAGAGAAGTATGGCAAGGAGTACTTTATCTGCACTGGCCCTGCTTCAATGCTGGTGCCCGTGGTTGTGAAACCCGGCGAAGATTGGAGGGGGGCACAGGTTATTGAGCACGATAATTTGTAA